A genomic segment from Malaclemys terrapin pileata isolate rMalTer1 chromosome 1, rMalTer1.hap1, whole genome shotgun sequence encodes:
- the SIAH3 gene encoding seven in absentia homolog 3 isoform X2 — protein sequence MCPLFSCQWEGHVEVVVSHLRQTHRINILHGAEIVFLATDMHLPAPTDWIIMHSCLGHHFLLVLRKQEKYEGHPQFFATMMLIGTPTQADNFTYRLELNRNQRRLKWEATPRSVLECVDSVISDGDCLVLNTSLAQLFSDNGSLAIGIAITASKVHAAEAEM from the coding sequence ATGTGCCCTCTGTTTTCCTGTCAATGGGAAGGCCATGTAGAAGTGGTGGTATCACATTTGAGACAGACGCATCGGATCAACATCCTTCATGGGGCAGAGATTGTTTTCCTGGCCACAGACATGCACCTCCCTGCACCAACAGATTGGATAATAATGCATTCTTGCCTGGGCCACCATTTTTTGCTTGTGCTCAGGAAGCAGGAGAAATACGAAGGCCACCCCCAGTTCTTTGCCACCATGATGTTGATTGGCACCCCCACACAAGCCGATAACTTCACCTACAGGCTTGAGCTCAACAGGAATCAGAGGCGCCTGAAGTGGGAAGCTACCCCAAGATCTGTACTGGAGTGCGTTGACTCTGTCATATCAGACGGCGATTGCCTTGTCCTTAACACCTCACTGGCCCAGCTCTTCTCTGATAATGGAAGCCTGGCTATAGGAATTGCAATAACTGCGAGCAAAGTTCACgctgctgaagcagaaatgtaa